Sequence from the Deltaproteobacteria bacterium genome:
CGGCGTATGGAACAACAATCTTGAAGCCGATCCTGACGGCCCCAGCCACGTGCGCAATATCCGTGACGCTGGTTATCACACCGCACTCATTGGCAAAACGCATCTGTGGCAGCATGGGGGACCTAACACTAGTGTACACACCAGAGAAAAAACAGAGATACTTGAAAGGTGGGGTTTTAAGGACATTCACGAACTGACCGGCCCTCTGGCCTCCATCCTAACCGATTCACCCTATACCGATTACCTACAGGAAAAGGGGCTGTTAGAGAAACATCGTGAGTACATGATGGAGTATATTCAAGCCATGAGGAAGGGCGAAGCCCGACCCTGGGAAGAACCGCCGTGTCCTCTGCCTTCAGAGGATCATCTGGACAGCTACACCGGCCGCAAGGCCGTGGAGTGGATACAAAATTACAGGAGTTCAAAGCCCTTTTATCTGCAGGTCTTGTTTCCAGGCCCTCATGATCCCTTTGATTCTCCGGCTGAATACAGGGCCATGTACAAACCTGAGGACATGCCTGTGGAAATCATGGACTGGCCCCAGGACCCCATACCGGTCTATGTTGATATAGTCCTGAAGTGGAGCGGGCTTAAAGATATGACCGTTGAGCAGAAGCAGATTCTCAGAACCTTTTATTATGCTAAGATCACCCTGATTGATGAATACATCGGCCGTATTACAAAGGCCCTGGAAGAGAAGGGTCTGCTGGATAACACCTGGATCGTTTATAACTCTGACCATGGCGAGATGCTGGGCGATCACAGAATGAGCCATAAGATCGTTTTTTATAACGGCGCGCTTCGTGTGCCATGCATCTTTCGCCCGCCTAAAGGCATCCAGGGCTGGAAGTCCACCGCACTGACAGATCATATTGACATAGCCTCTTCACTCATGGATATCGCCGGGGCCAAACCCCTGGAAGGAAGCGACGGCCGTTCCCTGATTCAAAAAATCCAGGCCGGACCGGACGATCCTCAGGCTCAAAAAGGAAAGGATGTTATTTTCAGTGAGGTCTATGGCTTTTCCATGGTCTATAATGGACGTTACAAGTTGACTATTCAGTCTGAAACACAGAAGCCTGTGGAGCTTTTTGACCTGGAAAACGACCCGAATGAACTCAAAAATCTGGTTGACGATTCTTCACGTGAGGCAGTGCGTCAGGAACTGTTGGAAAAACACCTGAACTATCTGGTAAGCCGCACGGATGAGAAAAAATACAACGTATTCAAGGAAGGTCTAAACGAACGCAAGGATAGCAGAGGGAGAGGCTGGGCCAAGGGATTGTCTGTTTTTTCTGAGTGAAACGAACGTAATTGCCAGTTCCCAATTACCGGCCCAGGGATAAAAGGAAATTTAACTTCAAACCCTGCTGGAGAAAGGAGGCGGTTAGATGTCCGAAAAAACATTGGTAAAGGTACTAAGCAGTTTTATTGTCATGATTCTCATAACACTTGGGCCCACGATTGGCCTGGCGGCGTCTGAGCCTGAAGGCACATTGGTGGTCGTCAGGTCTCGTGACGCGCAGTTCCTGGACCCCAACGTGGCCACTTCAGACAGGTCTTTAAATATATACCTGTTTGGCTCCATGGTTGTCAGAAACCTTTTCGATGGGAAATATTCGCCCCATCTGGCCGAGTCCTGGGAGGTCCTCGACCCCAAGACCTGGAAATTCAAACTGCGCCAAGGGGTCAAGTTTCATAATGGGGATGAAGTCACCTCGGCAGATGTCAAGTTCTCCTTTGAACGAAGCGTGGGTAAATTCAACCGCAAGTTCCGCGGTTATCGCAAGGGCGCTTTAAAACGGCAGGTAGCTTCTGTTGAGACCCCGGATGATTACACGGTTATTATCAAGACCAAGTTTGCTGACGCCTCCTTCCTTGGAGTGTCCATGCTCATGCAGGTCGTACCCAGGGCTTATGTGGAAAAGCTGGGCGATCAAAAGTATGCCAGGAAACCGGTTGGTTTCGGACCTTACAAAATCAATAAGATCAGGGTTGGCGAGTACATTGAAATGGAGGCCTTTGAAGATTACTGGAATATCAAGCCCAAGCCAGGGGAAATGAGACGCAGCCAGGTTAAGACCTTAATCCTTAAAACCCTGCCTCAACAGGCGACCATGGTCGCGGCCCTGAAAACAGGTGAAGCAGACGCTATGATCGGAGTGCAGACCGATACGAGCAAAGAGCTGGAAAGACTGTCTCACATTACTGTTTATTATGCCCCGGCCTCTCAGCATGGTTTCTTTATTATTAACTTCCGGGCAGAAAAGGACCCACAGACTGGGGCGTCCAACCCCTTGCGCGACGTTCGGGTCAGGCAGGCCCTGAATTACGCCATCAACTGGGACAGCATCATCAAAAACTATATGACCGGCCGTGAATGGCGCACCACCCTGATCGGCCGAACCCA
This genomic interval carries:
- a CDS encoding sulfatase-like hydrolase/transferase, producing the protein GVWNNNLEADPDGPSHVRNIRDAGYHTALIGKTHLWQHGGPNTSVHTREKTEILERWGFKDIHELTGPLASILTDSPYTDYLQEKGLLEKHREYMMEYIQAMRKGEARPWEEPPCPLPSEDHLDSYTGRKAVEWIQNYRSSKPFYLQVLFPGPHDPFDSPAEYRAMYKPEDMPVEIMDWPQDPIPVYVDIVLKWSGLKDMTVEQKQILRTFYYAKITLIDEYIGRITKALEEKGLLDNTWIVYNSDHGEMLGDHRMSHKIVFYNGALRVPCIFRPPKGIQGWKSTALTDHIDIASSLMDIAGAKPLEGSDGRSLIQKIQAGPDDPQAQKGKDVIFSEVYGFSMVYNGRYKLTIQSETQKPVELFDLENDPNELKNLVDDSSREAVRQELLEKHLNYLVSRTDEKKYNVFKEGLNERKDSRGRGWAKGLSVFSE